Proteins from one Desulfonema limicola genomic window:
- a CDS encoding DUF1638 domain-containing protein — protein sequence MSNVSFSDIAIIACGTLSLELNYLKKEGFLDAHSLSYTTPGLHQDVPELERQLVKRIIKAKEKVNKVIVVYGGKFCYVNVDEPTRTMQKIIEEHGPGVGRIQATHCMDMLAGEDERDKIAQELAGGENVWWMTPGWIKYRKEVFKGWDKGVANENFPRHTGGAVVLDGIGYIDQYMAEQPEEFLEYSDWMGIPIQGYNISLDRFKSLLLDQAELLNAV from the coding sequence ATGAGTAATGTATCATTTTCAGATATAGCCATTATTGCATGCGGAACCCTGAGTCTTGAACTTAATTATTTAAAAAAAGAAGGTTTTCTGGATGCCCACAGCCTGTCATACACAACACCGGGGCTGCATCAGGATGTCCCTGAACTGGAACGCCAGCTTGTTAAACGCATTATTAAGGCAAAGGAAAAAGTCAACAAGGTCATTGTTGTGTATGGCGGGAAGTTCTGCTACGTCAATGTGGATGAACCAACGCGCACCATGCAGAAAATTATTGAAGAACACGGACCCGGGGTTGGAAGAATCCAGGCAACCCATTGTATGGATATGCTGGCAGGTGAAGATGAACGGGACAAAATTGCCCAGGAACTTGCCGGAGGTGAAAATGTATGGTGGATGACACCTGGATGGATTAAATATAGAAAGGAAGTTTTCAAAGGCTGGGACAAAGGCGTTGCCAATGAAAATTTTCCCAGGCATACAGGCGGTGCTGTGGTTCTTGACGGTATTGGATATATAGATCAGTATATGGCTGAACAGCCTGAAGAATTTCTGGAATATTCAGACTGGATGGGGATCCCGATCCAGGGATATAACATAAGCCTGGATAGATTCAAGTCCCTGCTTTTGGATCAGGCAGAGCTTTTAAATGCAGTTTAA
- the htpG gene encoding molecular chaperone HtpG, which yields MEEQKQTHQFKTEVQQLLNLIINSLYSNKDIFLRELISNASDAIDKLRFKSQTEPEILGSDTEFRIKLTADPENKTLEVSDNGIGMTYDEVMENIGTIAKSGTAAFMQALEQAKNQETLTPELIGQFGVGFYSSFIVAQKVTLITKAAGSDKAVRWESSGDGNFTIEETEKESRGTTIILKLKEKEEGDKDFTQEWTIRSIVKQHSDFVNYPIVMDVEKDEPVPENEQIKDKDGKPVGDTTRKVVKQETLNSMKAIWAKNKSEISDEEYKEFYKHISHDWNDPLTHIHMKLEGVTEYSALLYIPSKAPFDMFFPDRKHGIQLYCRRIFIMDDCKELMPEYLRFIKGLVDASDLNLNVSREILQQDRLVRNIKKNLVKKVLEMLKAMESEEYEKFYNEFGQVLKEGINSDWENKDKIADLIQYKTTKSNDKYVRLKDYVSNMKPEQEEIYYITGDNLSMLINSPHLEALKDKDYEVLLMTDPVDEWVVQSLTEYEGKKLKSAEKGDLNLDKTEDKKDEKFNALFGFIKSKLDSKIKEVKPSSHLKNSLACLSGDSNDMSAYMEKLLKASGGAAQVPEAKRVLELNTSHPVVEKINNLFEKDRDNQVLNDYSQLLLDMAVISEGGKIDNPSQFNKMLGDLMAKSLDQ from the coding sequence ATGGAAGAACAAAAACAGACTCATCAATTTAAAACAGAAGTACAGCAATTATTAAATCTTATTATTAATTCTCTTTACTCAAACAAGGATATATTTTTAAGAGAATTAATATCCAATGCTTCAGATGCTATTGATAAACTCAGGTTTAAATCCCAGACTGAGCCGGAAATTCTCGGCTCTGACACAGAATTTAGAATCAAGCTGACTGCTGACCCTGAAAATAAGACTCTGGAGGTCTCTGACAATGGTATTGGCATGACCTATGATGAGGTTATGGAAAATATCGGTACTATCGCCAAAAGCGGAACTGCTGCGTTTATGCAGGCCCTGGAACAGGCTAAAAACCAGGAAACCCTGACACCTGAGTTAATCGGACAGTTTGGAGTAGGTTTTTACAGCTCGTTTATTGTAGCCCAAAAAGTTACACTGATTACCAAAGCTGCAGGTTCTGACAAAGCTGTGCGCTGGGAATCTTCAGGAGACGGAAATTTTACAATTGAAGAAACAGAAAAAGAATCCCGAGGCACAACCATTATCCTGAAATTAAAGGAAAAAGAAGAAGGAGACAAGGATTTTACCCAGGAATGGACTATCCGCAGTATTGTTAAACAGCATTCTGATTTTGTTAATTACCCCATTGTCATGGACGTTGAAAAAGATGAACCTGTTCCTGAAAATGAGCAGATAAAAGATAAGGACGGAAAACCAGTTGGAGATACCACACGCAAGGTTGTAAAGCAGGAAACCTTAAACTCCATGAAAGCCATATGGGCAAAAAATAAAAGTGAGATCTCTGATGAAGAATATAAAGAGTTTTATAAACATATAAGCCATGACTGGAATGACCCTCTTACCCATATACACATGAAGCTGGAAGGTGTTACAGAATACAGCGCCCTGCTTTATATTCCTTCAAAAGCTCCTTTTGATATGTTTTTCCCTGACCGCAAGCATGGAATTCAATTATATTGCAGACGCATATTCATCATGGATGACTGCAAGGAACTCATGCCCGAATATCTTCGTTTTATCAAAGGTCTTGTAGATGCCTCAGACCTTAACCTGAATGTAAGCCGTGAAATTCTTCAGCAGGACAGACTGGTCAGAAATATCAAAAAGAACCTGGTTAAAAAAGTTCTGGAAATGCTCAAAGCTATGGAATCTGAAGAATACGAGAAGTTTTATAATGAATTCGGCCAGGTTCTTAAAGAAGGAATTAACTCTGACTGGGAAAACAAAGATAAGATTGCAGACCTGATCCAGTATAAAACCACCAAGTCAAATGATAAGTATGTCAGACTCAAGGATTATGTCTCCAATATGAAGCCGGAACAAGAAGAAATCTATTATATTACCGGTGATAATCTTTCAATGCTTATTAACAGCCCTCACCTTGAAGCACTTAAAGACAAGGATTATGAAGTTCTGCTTATGACAGATCCTGTGGATGAGTGGGTGGTACAGTCTCTTACTGAATATGAAGGCAAAAAACTCAAAAGCGCTGAAAAAGGTGATTTAAACCTGGATAAAACCGAAGATAAAAAAGATGAAAAATTCAATGCTTTATTTGGATTTATCAAATCAAAACTGGATTCCAAGATAAAAGAAGTAAAACCATCTTCTCATCTGAAAAATTCATTAGCCTGTCTGTCAGGTGATTCAAATGATATGAGTGCATATATGGAAAAACTGCTCAAAGCTTCAGGCGGAGCAGCACAGGTTCCTGAAGCAAAAAGAGTGCTTGAGCTTAATACAAGCCATCCTGTGGTTGAAAAAATAAACAACTTGTTTGAAAAAGACCGAGATAACCAGGTTTTGAATGATTACAGCCAGCTTCTTCTGGATATGGCTGTTATCAGTGAAGGGGGCAAGATTGACAATCCTTCTCAATTCAATAAAATGCTGGGAGATTTAATGGCAAAATCTTTGGACCAATAA
- the panP gene encoding pyridoxal-dependent aspartate 1-decarboxylase PanP, with product MKQTDIGEKTELVANWQTLQRIFIQPENKAARTALVKYMEQILFGLHDFLKKHVGITRELSLETLSERYKNSKISRNPEKKLADVIKGIIEDIAPHAVNVASPYFIGHMTSAIPFFMVHLQTIVAALNQNPVKLETSKVVSILERQVLAKIHRKIYRMTDEFYDRHIQNPDSTLGSFVNDGTLANLTALWVARNAFFKPKDDFTGVEEQGMAAALQAYGYKRCVVLVSQLGHYSLRKAGGILGIGNANIIPVEVDKNSRMNINKLQDIISNIQNNSSGTKILAIVGIAGATETGTIDPLNKISEICKEHKIHFHADAAWGGPALLSEKYKHLLLGIEKADSVTIDGHKQFYMPMGCGMIYFKNPSIMDAIAYHAAYVIRPGSVDLGIRSLEGSRAAVSLVLGSALEIMGAGGYELLINHGIETAGYFAEEIKKRNLFELVTYPQLNILTYRIFPEDLKIKWQTGSMQEKKDITQQVNQININVQRLQREAGKSFVSRTTLKRTDQADMVVFRSVIMNPMTNIDIICEILDEQEEIYNSQFKI from the coding sequence ATGAAACAAACAGATATTGGTGAAAAAACAGAGCTGGTTGCAAACTGGCAGACCCTGCAGAGAATATTTATACAGCCTGAAAATAAGGCTGCAAGAACTGCACTGGTTAAATATATGGAACAAATACTATTCGGGCTTCACGATTTTTTAAAAAAACATGTAGGCATAACCAGAGAGTTGAGCCTGGAAACACTTTCAGAAAGATATAAAAACAGCAAAATCAGCCGAAATCCTGAAAAAAAGCTTGCAGATGTTATTAAAGGAATTATTGAAGATATTGCACCCCATGCAGTTAATGTAGCTTCTCCTTACTTTATCGGTCATATGACTTCAGCCATACCTTTTTTCATGGTTCATCTTCAAACCATTGTTGCAGCCTTAAACCAGAACCCTGTTAAGCTTGAGACCTCAAAGGTAGTCTCTATTTTAGAGCGCCAGGTTCTGGCAAAGATACATAGAAAGATTTACAGGATGACGGATGAATTTTACGACAGGCACATACAAAATCCTGACAGCACTCTGGGAAGCTTTGTTAATGACGGAACACTTGCCAATCTTACTGCATTATGGGTAGCCAGAAATGCTTTTTTTAAGCCAAAAGATGATTTTACAGGGGTTGAAGAACAAGGAATGGCTGCTGCATTGCAGGCTTATGGATATAAACGATGTGTTGTCCTGGTCTCTCAACTGGGACATTATTCCCTTAGAAAAGCCGGCGGGATTCTAGGCATTGGCAATGCCAATATTATCCCTGTTGAAGTAGATAAAAACAGCAGAATGAATATTAATAAACTTCAAGATATTATATCAAATATTCAAAACAACAGTTCAGGAACAAAAATCCTGGCAATAGTAGGGATTGCCGGTGCAACAGAAACAGGAACCATTGATCCTTTAAATAAAATCTCTGAAATATGCAAAGAACACAAAATCCATTTTCATGCAGATGCAGCCTGGGGGGGTCCTGCTCTTTTGTCTGAAAAATACAAACATCTTCTCTTAGGTATAGAAAAAGCAGATTCTGTTACCATTGACGGGCATAAACAATTTTATATGCCTATGGGCTGCGGCATGATTTACTTTAAAAATCCCAGTATCATGGATGCAATTGCTTATCATGCAGCCTATGTAATCAGACCCGGATCTGTTGATCTGGGAATCCGCTCCCTTGAAGGTTCCAGGGCTGCTGTATCACTTGTGCTTGGAAGCGCACTTGAAATAATGGGAGCAGGAGGCTATGAACTTCTTATAAACCATGGAATTGAAACTGCCGGTTATTTTGCTGAAGAAATAAAAAAAAGAAATCTATTTGAACTGGTAACATATCCCCAGTTAAACATACTTACTTATAGAATATTTCCTGAAGACCTGAAAATAAAATGGCAGACAGGAAGTATGCAGGAGAAAAAAGATATTACACAACAGGTAAACCAGATTAATATCAATGTCCAGCGCCTCCAGCGGGAGGCCGGTAAAAGCTTTGTATCCAGAACCACATTAAAAAGAACAGATCAGGCAGACATGGTTGTATTTCGTTCTGTTATCATGAACCCCATGACCAATATTGATATTATCTGCGAAATTTTGGATGAACAGGAAGAAATATATAACAGCCAATTTAAAATATGA
- a CDS encoding GIY-YIG nuclease family protein, with amino-acid sequence MNKGYLYILINPALPEKLIKIGKSTSVPPRVNPSSLTSDIPHIVYDIQVQDCDKAEMLVNKQLKKYRHKKYQDFYNLPVDKAVQIIKESAEQLDKLEYYKKAIELDPNNSAFYNNLGCIYDRLNNSTAAINAYKKAIELDPGNAILFNNLGCNYGKLGLYRKAIDSFKESIQINPDFIKSYFDLGFSYGQLGVHKEAVKAFKIAIKINPNIAQLHYNLGYSYNKLNLHKEAINAFNNAVNVNPKYINAHYSLGIKYLNTDDKENALKKYKDLKKLDKHKAKELFNLIYKQYRK; translated from the coding sequence ATGAATAAAGGTTATTTATATATATTAATAAATCCTGCTCTGCCAGAGAAACTTATTAAGATCGGCAAGAGTACCAGTGTTCCGCCAAGAGTTAATCCATCCAGCCTGACTTCTGATATTCCCCATATAGTATATGATATCCAGGTACAGGATTGCGATAAGGCAGAAATGCTTGTAAATAAGCAGTTAAAAAAATACCGCCATAAAAAATATCAAGATTTTTATAATCTGCCGGTTGATAAAGCAGTACAGATTATAAAAGAATCTGCCGAACAGCTTGACAAGCTTGAATATTATAAAAAAGCTATTGAACTTGATCCCAATAATTCAGCATTTTATAATAACCTGGGCTGTATTTACGACAGACTTAACAACAGCACTGCTGCAATCAATGCTTATAAAAAAGCCATTGAACTTGATCCAGGCAATGCAATCCTTTTTAATAACCTGGGATGCAACTACGGCAAACTTGGTTTATACAGAAAAGCTATTGATTCATTTAAAGAATCTATACAAATCAATCCTGATTTTATCAAATCATATTTTGATCTGGGCTTTAGTTACGGACAGCTTGGGGTACATAAAGAAGCTGTTAAAGCATTTAAAATAGCTATAAAGATAAATCCCAATATCGCACAACTACATTATAACCTTGGGTATTCATACAATAAACTTAATCTTCATAAAGAAGCTATTAATGCTTTTAACAATGCTGTAAATGTTAATCCCAAATATATAAATGCCCATTACAGCCTTGGAATCAAATATCTTAACACAGATGATAAAGAAAATGCTCTTAAGAAATATAAAGACCTTAAAAAGCTTGATAAACATAAGGCAAAAGAATTGTTCAATCTGATTTACAAACAATACCGTAAATAA
- a CDS encoding PilZ domain-containing protein, with product MNKDTHERRLFERIFFSSEDGIIGIFSLPDPYKDTARATIMDISEDGMGITFLKKECPPFNKGERLVLKEIVNMDSISFLKDIELEIRWVLSHRSLEHIALGCRLVNLSEQAKEKLRKVIGSWSIKIRV from the coding sequence ATGAACAAAGATACTCATGAAAGAAGACTTTTTGAACGTATATTTTTTTCCAGTGAAGATGGTATAATAGGAATATTCAGCCTGCCTGATCCTTATAAAGATACTGCCCGTGCAACCATTATGGATATTAGTGAAGACGGCATGGGTATTACATTTTTAAAAAAAGAATGCCCTCCTTTTAATAAGGGGGAGCGCCTTGTTCTTAAGGAAATTGTTAATATGGATTCTATTAGTTTTCTTAAGGATATTGAACTGGAGATAAGATGGGTTTTGAGCCATCGTTCTTTGGAACATATTGCCTTAGGATGCAGGCTTGTCAATCTTTCTGAACAAGCAAAGGAAAAACTCAGAAAAGTTATAGGTTCATGGAGTATCAAGATAAGAGTTTGA
- a CDS encoding tetratricopeptide repeat protein, translating into MNRFKMVFFIFLIVCIAITGCASDEEKKTSHLNKGKTFFENGEYKNAELEFKNAIQIDPNYLDAHQYLGETYLKLGMAKEAFRQYSQIESLDENNLDASRKMATFYFLGQKYDQAKERIEKILAKDKNDIEMLFLLSGILDHEEKYDQAIDVFEKIIQIDNTQTRAYMALARIQARQKDFEQAEQNFKKAVAADPAEIKNRLALFSFYASIKDYDNAEKEINKIIEDNPEDIDLRILLGNFYFSRQDNEKAEQAYLKAIEIGPDNVKPYMVIAGFYNAGGNQDKTLAMYEKALEIKPDEIMVMHALARFYLKNKDIDKTETYIVRALEKNPKDFNIRMLKGELLVLKRNFKDAIDLFAQLVIEEPNNDPAYYFKGVAHLGIGDIKTAKTNFLKTLELNPNYVKAKLLLAEISLREKDFDLAQKQSQEVLEVMPENYQARLISGNSLMYQKDFEQAQNAFEYLITLDPENPVGFYRLGLLQRFQKQYDKAMENFEKAMAINPRLMDVFTNIIVLHTHKKDFKTAIAKCDKQMDIVKESPASMAVIQNLKGGLYMAQNKRAEAEAAFKNALEQDPDSLKPYYALARIYLMNNEADKAVSQYKTVLEKNPNQAGPHMLLGTIYDMKKQFDLSEKHYRKALEINPDFAPASNNLAYMLAEQEKELNQALSLAQKAKEKLPNDPNVMDTLGWVYYKKGIYASAISEFSDSIKRNDENPVIYYHLGLAYYKNGENILAAEQLEKALTIKKDFDGADHARKILAEL; encoded by the coding sequence ATGAATCGTTTTAAAATGGTATTTTTTATTTTTCTGATTGTATGTATTGCTATAACAGGATGTGCATCTGATGAAGAAAAAAAAACATCTCATCTGAACAAAGGTAAAACTTTTTTTGAAAACGGGGAATACAAAAATGCAGAGCTTGAATTCAAAAACGCTATTCAGATTGATCCCAATTATTTGGATGCTCATCAATATCTTGGTGAAACCTATCTAAAACTTGGAATGGCAAAAGAAGCTTTCAGGCAGTATTCCCAGATTGAATCTCTTGATGAAAACAACCTTGATGCAAGCCGGAAAATGGCTACATTTTATTTTCTTGGACAAAAATATGACCAGGCAAAAGAAAGAATAGAAAAAATTCTGGCCAAGGATAAAAATGATATTGAGATGCTGTTTTTGCTTTCAGGTATTTTAGATCATGAAGAAAAATACGATCAGGCTATTGATGTATTTGAGAAGATTATCCAAATAGACAATACTCAAACAAGAGCATATATGGCTCTTGCGCGTATTCAGGCCAGGCAGAAAGATTTTGAACAAGCTGAACAGAATTTTAAAAAAGCAGTTGCTGCTGATCCGGCAGAAATAAAAAACAGGCTGGCGCTTTTTAGTTTTTATGCATCCATAAAAGACTATGATAATGCAGAAAAAGAAATAAATAAAATAATTGAAGATAACCCAGAAGATATTGACCTGCGCATCCTTTTAGGAAATTTTTATTTCAGCCGCCAGGATAATGAAAAAGCAGAACAGGCATATCTAAAAGCTATTGAAATCGGGCCTGATAATGTTAAACCATATATGGTTATTGCAGGTTTTTATAATGCTGGGGGAAATCAGGACAAGACCCTTGCCATGTATGAAAAAGCTCTGGAAATAAAGCCTGATGAAATTATGGTTATGCATGCTCTTGCCAGGTTTTATTTAAAAAATAAAGATATTGATAAAACCGAGACATATATTGTCAGGGCACTGGAAAAAAACCCTAAAGATTTTAATATTAGAATGCTTAAAGGAGAACTTCTTGTATTAAAACGTAATTTTAAAGATGCCATAGATTTGTTTGCACAACTAGTCATAGAAGAACCAAATAATGATCCAGCATATTACTTTAAAGGAGTAGCTCATCTAGGAATCGGGGATATAAAAACAGCAAAAACAAATTTTTTAAAAACCCTTGAATTAAATCCAAATTATGTAAAAGCAAAACTTTTGCTTGCAGAAATCTCCCTGCGTGAAAAGGATTTTGACCTGGCCCAGAAACAATCACAAGAGGTACTGGAAGTAATGCCGGAAAATTATCAGGCAAGGCTTATTTCCGGTAACAGCTTAATGTATCAAAAAGATTTTGAACAAGCACAAAATGCTTTTGAATATCTTATCACACTTGACCCTGAAAATCCTGTTGGTTTTTATCGGCTGGGGCTTTTGCAGCGATTTCAGAAACAATATGATAAAGCCATGGAAAATTTTGAAAAAGCCATGGCTATAAACCCCAGGCTTATGGATGTATTTACCAATATAATAGTTTTGCATACACACAAAAAAGATTTTAAAACTGCAATTGCAAAATGCGATAAGCAGATGGATATAGTAAAAGAATCTCCTGCATCTATGGCTGTTATCCAGAACTTAAAAGGGGGCTTATACATGGCTCAAAATAAAAGGGCTGAAGCAGAAGCTGCTTTTAAAAATGCTCTGGAACAAGACCCTGATTCTTTAAAACCATATTATGCTTTAGCCAGAATTTATCTTATGAACAATGAAGCTGACAAAGCTGTTTCACAATATAAAACAGTACTCGAAAAAAATCCAAATCAAGCCGGTCCCCACATGCTTCTGGGCACAATTTACGATATGAAAAAACAATTTGATCTTTCGGAAAAACATTACAGGAAAGCTTTGGAAATCAACCCTGATTTTGCACCTGCTTCAAACAATCTTGCATATATGCTTGCTGAACAGGAAAAGGAGCTTAATCAGGCTCTTTCACTTGCCCAGAAAGCAAAGGAAAAACTTCCTAATGATCCCAATGTAATGGATACTCTGGGATGGGTTTATTATAAAAAAGGAATTTATGCCAGTGCCATCAGTGAATTTTCAGACAGTATTAAGAGAAATGATGAAAATCCTGTTATATATTATCACCTGGGACTGGCTTATTATAAAAATGGTGAAAATATTCTGGCAGCCGAACAATTGGAAAAAGCTTTGACCATAAAAAAAGATTTTGATGGAGCAGATCATGCAAGAAAAATATTGGCAGAACTCTAA
- the thiC gene encoding phosphomethylpyrimidine synthase ThiC — protein MKTQIELARQGIISSQMKTIAKDEGLKPGFICKKVAAGEIVIPINPGRKTQKTVGIGTGLRTKVNASIGTSSDIYDIDLEVRKARVIQEEKADTIMELSAGGNLDKVRRAVIDSVDLPVGNVPLYQAFHDTAKKYKNPNKLDPEFLFDLIEKQLEDGISFMAVHCGINQFSIERLRKQGYRYGGLVSKGGTFMVSWMEYNKKENPLYEQFDRVCRLMKKYDAVLSLGNGIRAGAIHDSHDRAQMAEMIINCELAELGREMGCQMMVEGPGHVPLDEIQGNIMLEKRMSGNAPYYVLGPLPCDIGAGYDHITAAIGAANSARYGADLICYITPAEHLALPNVEDVREGVRVTRLAVHIGDVAKYPDRREREKQVSLARRDMRWEDHMRLLMFPDKAKEIRASRVPENEKTCTMCGDFCAMERGFSLFENNIKGDKMSVCGLAN, from the coding sequence GTGAAAACACAGATTGAGCTTGCCAGACAGGGAATTATCAGTTCCCAGATGAAAACAATTGCAAAAGATGAAGGATTGAAGCCAGGATTTATCTGCAAAAAGGTTGCAGCAGGAGAGATTGTTATTCCCATTAATCCAGGCCGCAAAACCCAGAAAACAGTGGGTATTGGAACAGGGCTGCGTACCAAGGTTAATGCTTCTATTGGAACATCTTCAGATATTTATGATATTGATCTTGAGGTTAGAAAAGCCAGGGTAATACAGGAGGAAAAAGCTGATACCATTATGGAGCTTTCAGCAGGCGGAAACCTGGATAAGGTACGCAGAGCAGTTATTGACAGTGTTGATCTTCCTGTGGGTAATGTTCCTCTTTATCAGGCATTTCATGATACTGCAAAAAAATATAAAAATCCTAATAAACTTGATCCTGAATTTTTATTTGATCTTATTGAAAAACAGCTTGAAGACGGCATATCTTTTATGGCTGTCCACTGCGGTATAAACCAGTTCAGTATTGAGCGGCTTAGAAAACAGGGATACCGCTACGGCGGCCTGGTATCCAAAGGGGGTACATTTATGGTTTCCTGGATGGAGTATAATAAAAAGGAAAATCCCCTGTATGAACAGTTTGACCGTGTATGCAGGCTTATGAAAAAATATGATGCTGTTCTTTCTCTGGGTAACGGCATCAGGGCAGGAGCCATTCATGACAGTCACGACCGGGCCCAGATGGCTGAGATGATTATTAATTGTGAACTTGCAGAACTGGGCAGGGAAATGGGCTGCCAGATGATGGTGGAAGGCCCTGGACATGTGCCCTTAGATGAGATTCAAGGAAATATTATGCTTGAAAAGCGCATGAGCGGCAATGCCCCCTATTATGTACTTGGTCCCCTGCCATGTGATATTGGAGCAGGATACGATCATATTACAGCAGCCATTGGTGCTGCTAATTCTGCCCGTTATGGAGCTGATCTTATCTGTTATATTACCCCGGCCGAGCATCTGGCTCTGCCAAATGTAGAAGATGTTCGTGAAGGTGTCAGGGTTACCAGGCTTGCAGTTCATATTGGTGATGTGGCTAAATATCCTGACAGACGGGAACGTGAAAAACAGGTTTCCCTTGCAAGAAGGGATATGCGCTGGGAAGATCATATGCGCCTTCTCATGTTTCCTGATAAGGCAAAGGAGATTCGTGCCAGCAGGGTGCCTGAAAATGAAAAAACCTGTACAATGTGCGGAGATTTTTGTGCTATGGAGCGCGGCTTTTCTTTATTTGAAAACAATATAAAAGGGGATAAAATGTCTGTCTGTGGACTGGCAAATTAA
- the cobT gene encoding nicotinate-nucleotide--dimethylbenzimidazole phosphoribosyltransferase, protein MSFLKDSIKKIKAPDKIMYEAAKERLRNQARPVGSLGILEDVSARLAGIFRKIDVNLDKKIIITCAGDHGVCAEGVSLFPSEVTRQMVYNFVNGGASVSVLAAHAGADVKAADLGVDWDFEPDLPVFHKKVRKGTGNFAVEPAMTLEQAEKSVEAGIEIVGELVAKGPVHLLGTGDMGIGNTTPSTAIISVYSGLPAAQLTGRGTGIDDDAIKKKIAVIEKGLALHKPDPKNPLDVLSKIGGLEIGGLAGLVIGAAVYGIPVVCDGFIATAGALIGCEIAPPARDYLFASHNSAEIGHRFMLKHLGLTPLLDLGFRLGEGTGAALAMELIDASTRILADIKTFEEVGISDAQ, encoded by the coding sequence ATGAGTTTTTTAAAAGACAGTATAAAAAAAATAAAAGCACCAGATAAGATCATGTATGAGGCAGCTAAAGAACGGCTCAGAAATCAGGCCAGACCGGTAGGGAGCCTGGGCATCCTTGAAGATGTAAGCGCACGCCTTGCAGGTATTTTCAGGAAGATAGATGTAAACCTGGATAAAAAGATAATTATTACATGTGCCGGAGATCATGGTGTTTGTGCTGAAGGTGTCAGCTTGTTTCCTTCTGAAGTAACCAGGCAGATGGTTTATAATTTTGTTAATGGCGGGGCTTCTGTGAGCGTACTGGCTGCCCATGCAGGAGCAGATGTAAAAGCTGCTGACCTGGGGGTTGACTGGGATTTTGAACCTGATCTGCCTGTTTTTCACAAAAAAGTCAGAAAAGGCACTGGAAATTTTGCTGTTGAACCTGCCATGACACTTGAGCAGGCTGAAAAAAGTGTGGAAGCTGGTATTGAAATAGTTGGGGAGCTTGTGGCAAAAGGGCCTGTTCATCTTTTGGGAACCGGGGATATGGGTATTGGCAACACCACACCTTCAACAGCTATTATTTCAGTTTACTCAGGACTTCCGGCAGCACAGCTTACAGGAAGGGGAACAGGGATTGATGATGATGCCATTAAAAAAAAAATAGCGGTGATTGAAAAAGGGCTGGCACTTCATAAACCTGATCCCAAAAATCCCCTTGATGTACTTTCAAAAATCGGAGGGCTTGAAATCGGGGGGCTTGCAGGCCTTGTTATTGGTGCTGCAGTTTATGGAATTCCAGTTGTGTGTGACGGATTTATAGCAACAGCAGGTGCCCTTATCGGCTGTGAAATTGCTCCGCCAGCAAGGGATTATCTTTTTGCCAGCCATAATTCTGCGGAAATAGGGCATCGTTTTATGCTGAAACATCTGGGATTGACACCTCTTCTTGATCTGGGATTTCGTCTGGGCGAGGGAACCGGGGCTGCCCTTGCCATGGAACTTATTGATGCTTCAACCCGTATTCTGGCAGACATAAAAACCTTTGAAGAGGTTGGCATATCAGATGCACAATAA
- a CDS encoding TusE/DsrC/DsvC family sulfur relay protein codes for MAQVDFKGKTFDVDEDGFILDYNQFCDEWIEYVKDQEGIDEMTDEHKLVIKVLQEYYEKNGIAPMVRVLSKLTKFKLKHIYELFPSGPGKGACKMAGLPKPTGCV; via the coding sequence ATGGCACAAGTTGACTTCAAAGGCAAAACATTCGACGTGGACGAAGATGGTTTTATACTTGATTACAATCAGTTTTGTGATGAATGGATCGAATATGTTAAAGATCAAGAAGGTATTGATGAAATGACAGATGAGCATAAACTGGTTATCAAGGTTCTTCAGGAGTACTATGAGAAAAACGGTATTGCTCCTATGGTCCGTGTTCTTTCCAAACTGACCAAGTTTAAACTGAAACACATTTATGAACTGTTTCCATCAGGACCTGGTAAGGGAGCTTGTAAAATGGCTGGTCTTCCCAAACCTACCGGATGTGTATAA